One window of Parambassis ranga chromosome 3, fParRan2.1, whole genome shotgun sequence genomic DNA carries:
- the LOC114432973 gene encoding 60S ribosomal protein L12 isoform X1, whose protein sequence is MPPKFDPSEVKIVYMRCTGGEVGATSALAPKIGPLGLSPKKVGDDIAKATGDWKGLRITVKLTIQNRQAAIEVVPSASALIIKALKEPPRDRKKVKNIKHSGSVTFDEIVGIARVMRHRSIARELSGTIKEILGTAQSVGCTIDGRPPHDVIDDINSGKVECPSE, encoded by the exons ATGCCTCCTAAATTCGACCCCAGCGAGGTTAAAATCG TGTACATGAGGTGCACCGGAGGAGAAGTCGGAGCCACCTCAGCCCTGGCCCCCAAAATCGGACCTCTGGGTCTG TCTCCCAAGAAAGTTGGTGACGACATCGCCAAGGCCACCGGTGACTGGAAGGGCCTGAGGATCACCGTGAAGCTGACCATCCAGAACAGACAGGCAGCG ATCGAGGTGGTTCCCTCTGCCTCCGCTCTGATCATCAAGGCTCTGAAGGAGCCTCCTCGTGACAGGAAGAAGGTCAAGAACA TTAAACACAGCGGCAGCGTGACCTTCGACGAGATCGTGGGCATCGCTCGCGTCATGAGGCATCGCTCCATCGCCAGGGAGCTCTCTG GAACCATCAAAGAGATCCTGGGCACCGCTCAGTCTGTGGGCTGCACCATCGACGGCCGTCCCCCCCATGACGTCATCGATGACATCAACAGTGGCAAAGTGGAGTGTCCATCTGAGTAA
- the LOC114432973 gene encoding 60S ribosomal protein L12 isoform X2: MRCTGGEVGATSALAPKIGPLGLSPKKVGDDIAKATGDWKGLRITVKLTIQNRQAAIEVVPSASALIIKALKEPPRDRKKVKNIKHSGSVTFDEIVGIARVMRHRSIARELSGTIKEILGTAQSVGCTIDGRPPHDVIDDINSGKVECPSE; this comes from the exons ATGAGGTGCACCGGAGGAGAAGTCGGAGCCACCTCAGCCCTGGCCCCCAAAATCGGACCTCTGGGTCTG TCTCCCAAGAAAGTTGGTGACGACATCGCCAAGGCCACCGGTGACTGGAAGGGCCTGAGGATCACCGTGAAGCTGACCATCCAGAACAGACAGGCAGCG ATCGAGGTGGTTCCCTCTGCCTCCGCTCTGATCATCAAGGCTCTGAAGGAGCCTCCTCGTGACAGGAAGAAGGTCAAGAACA TTAAACACAGCGGCAGCGTGACCTTCGACGAGATCGTGGGCATCGCTCGCGTCATGAGGCATCGCTCCATCGCCAGGGAGCTCTCTG GAACCATCAAAGAGATCCTGGGCACCGCTCAGTCTGTGGGCTGCACCATCGACGGCCGTCCCCCCCATGACGTCATCGATGACATCAACAGTGGCAAAGTGGAGTGTCCATCTGAGTAA
- the LOC114432974 gene encoding DNA polymerase epsilon subunit 3-like, translating to MAERPEDLNLPNAVITRIIKEALPDGVNVSKEARRAISQAASVFVLYATSCANNFAMKAKRKTLNAGDVLAAMEEMEFERFLEPLREALEVYKKDQKGKKEVSEQKRRDKEKKADSENDKSREEEEEEEEEEEEERMEEEAENEAEEEEVEN from the exons ATGGCGGAGAGGCCGGAGGACCTGAACCTGCCCAACGCGGTCATCACGCGCATCATCAAGGAGGCG ctccCAGATGGAGTGAACGTGTCCAAAGAAGCACGACGAGCCATTTCACAGGCtgccagtgtgtttgtgttgtatgcAACGTCCTG TGCAAATAATTTCGCCATGAAGGCGAAGCGGAAAACTCTGAACGCCGGAGACGTCCTGGCTGCCATGGAGGAGATGGAGTTTGAGCGATTCCTGGAGCCGCTCAGAGAAGCTCTGGAAG TGTACAAGAAGGACCAGAAGGGGAAGAAGGAGGTTTCTGAGCAGAAGCgcagagacaaagagaagaaggCCGACTCCGAGAACGACAAGAgccgagaggaggaggaggaggaggaggaggaggaggaggaagagcgcatggaggaggaggccgagaatgaggcggaggaggaggaggtggagaactGA